A genome region from Arachis duranensis cultivar V14167 chromosome 6, aradu.V14167.gnm2.J7QH, whole genome shotgun sequence includes the following:
- the LOC107494338 gene encoding protein PNS1, with amino-acid sequence MSLRIIFQILFYLHLLLTAATVIFITVYGLTSESGGQHFHPLKWYPPVLASTACGGVISFLWQWITFSYPRNALKAAFWLGPLLTCLMAGMFVYIGTATSLIVGLVSFCSALAQSLYGCWVRPRFEYATNILSVSTAFPPAKTGVSVLTTIVIGTLYCCFLVSGIGGATALQDKFKLAFIFILVIMLSLGWTMQFLKNVIQLTISRVTYLQILGNPMDTCAALRDSINRSVGCIAIGSILIPVFTLLRSFGRSMSLLGGENEIMFCCVSYCMGMVNVLPKFGSRWSFVHIGVYNKEFVDASQDTWEIFTGARMLPLIDSDLTGALCFLSGVAVGAFCSMVSGIWILVMHQSYALEVSIYAFLIGYFMCRLAMGWLQACVAAYYVAYGENPVNDQFDSTIPARLEQIQRSQAL; translated from the exons ATGTCATTGAGAATCATCTTTCAGATCCTTTTCTACTTGCATTTGCTCCTAACAGCAGCCACAGTGATCTTCATCACTGTTTATGGCCTGACCTCGGAATCTGGCGGCCAACATTTCCACCCTTTGAAGTGGTACCCTCCAGTTCTAGCTTCGACGGCATGTGGCGGAGTAATCAGTTTCCTGTGGCAATGGATCACTTTCAGCTACCCAAGAAACGCACTCAAGGCAGCATTTTGGCTAGGTCCGTTGCTAACATGTTTAATGGCTGGGATGTTTGTGTACATAGGCACTGCAACTAGTCTTATAGTGGGATTAGTTTCTTTCTGTTCTGCATTAGCTCAATCCCTCTATGGTTGTTGGGTCAGACCCAGATTCGAATACGCGACAAATATCTTGTCAGTTTCAACAGCTTTTCCACCTGCTAAAACCGGAGTGTCGGTACTCACGACAATTGTAATTGGAACCCTTTATTGCTGTTTTCTTGTATCCGGGATCGGTGGAGCTACAGCCCTTCAAGACAAATTCAAATTAgctttcattttcatcttggtGATTATGCTGAGCCTGGGATGGACCATGCAGTTTCTCAAGAATGTAATACAACTCACCATTTCAAGGGTCACATATCTGCAGATACTTGGAAACCCCATGGATACTTGTGCCGCGCTTCGTGACAGTATCAATCGATCTGTTGGATGTATCGCCATTGGCTCAATCCTTATCCCGGTCTTCACTCTCCTCCGCAGTTTTGGACGCTCCATGAGTCTACTTGGAGGAGAAAATGAGATCATGTTTTGCTGTGTTAGTTATTGTATGGGGATGGTAAACGTTCTTCCGAAGTTTGGGAGCCGATGGAGTTTTGTACATATTGGAGTCTATAACAAAGAGTTTGTGGACGCATCTCAAGATACTTGGGAAATCTTCACTGGAGCTAGAATGTTGCCACTCATAGACTCGGATCTAACCGGAGCATTATGTTTCCTTAGCGGAGTAGCTGTAGGTGCATTTTGTTCTATGGTGAGTGGAATTTGGATCCTTGTGATGCATCAGAGCTATGCCCTGGAAGTATCCATTTATGCTTTCTTGATTGGCTATTTCATG TGTCGATTGGCAATGGGGTGGCTACAGGCATGTGTTGCGGCATACTATGTTGCCTACGGAGAGAATCCAGTGAACGATCAATTCGACTCAACAATTCCAGCACGCTTGGAGCAGATTCAAAGATCTCAGGCTCTGTAA